The following are encoded together in the Glycine soja cultivar W05 chromosome 5, ASM419377v2, whole genome shotgun sequence genome:
- the LOC114411776 gene encoding dof zinc finger protein DOF5.4-like, which yields MQEIHTMGGGRFFSGDRRLRPHHQSQQALKCPRCDSLNTKFCYYNNYNLSQPRHFCKNCRRYWTKGGVLRNVPVGGGCRKSKRSSKPTKTSSQTASPDPDHHNNNTNSHSSSGSSSLTAAAATATTTTTTEAVSAPETLNLDSNNNNNNMQESKLLIPALETNPLEHGTGDCGGIFSEIGPFTSLITTTTSTNEPLAFGFGNSTLPDASSFQWLHQKVSSSSNEELKLPESSLLDHTVDFHSKISHGGGFGSLDWQGGADQGLFDLPNTVDHAYWSHTHWSDHDNSTLFHLP from the coding sequence ATGCAGGAAATACACACCATGGGCGGAGGGAGGTTTTTCTCCGGCGACCGGAGGCTCCGACCCCACCATCAGAGCCAGCAGGCCCTGAAGTGCCCTCGCTGCGACTCCCTCAACACCAAGTTCTGCTACTACAACAACTACAACCTCTCACAGCCCCGTCACTTCTGCAAAAACTGCCGCCGCTACTGGACCAAAGGCGGCGTCCTCCGCAACGTCCCCGTCGGCGGCGGTTGCCGCAAATCCAAACGCTCCTCCAAACCCACCAAAACATCCTCCCAAACCGCGTCACCGGACCCCGaccaccacaacaacaacaccaaCTCTCACTCCAGCAGCGGGAGCTCCAGCCTCACCGCCGCGGCCGccaccgccaccaccaccaccaccaccgagGCCGTGTCGGCGCCGGAGACTCTAAACTTGgattccaacaacaacaacaacaacatgcaAGAGTCAAAGTTGTTGATCCCTGCTTTGGAAACAAATCCTCTGGAGCACGGAACAGGGGACTGCGGTGGTATCTTCTCTGAAATCGGTCCTTTCACCAGTTTGATCACTACTACTACTTCCACTAACGAGCCATTGGCGTTCGGGTTCGGTAACTCCACTCTCCCCGATGCGTCGTCGTTTCAGTGGCTCCACCAGAAAGTTAGCAGCAGCAGCAACGAAGAGTTGAAGTTACCCGAGAGTTCCTTGCTCGATCACACCGTTGATTTTCATAGTAAAATCAGCCACGGGGGAGGATTCGGATCGTTGGATTGGCAGGGCGGTGCAGATCAAGGTTTGTTTGATCTTCCTAACACCGTTGATCACGCTTACTGGAGTCACACTCACTGGTCTGACCACGACAATTCTACTCTCTTTCATCTTCCCTGA